One Helicoverpa zea isolate HzStark_Cry1AcR chromosome 30, ilHelZeax1.1, whole genome shotgun sequence genomic window, AATTGAAAAGCCTTGTTACCTTCTTCAAAACAAGTGTGTTGACATTTCATTGGGCACGTCAATGTCACATAAATTCACAGCTGttttcttgtatttatttatttattttatttactgcagagaactaataaataaactgctgaacagttataaataattgaatgaTTAATTAAAGTGAATAAAATGGaggaaataaaatatggttACATTCAAGGTCCTTTCTGTCAGGCCTGTTTAAGTTCGGACCGTAATGTTACACCAGTCGGCGAATTTtttgaaatacttaaaaatatttattgtgacATAAACTACGTAAGTTATCAATAAAATCCAAGCTTAAATATAACGTATTATTACAAGCGAAGACTTCTCATTGGCTTTGTGTTGTCTATAATAATTTGCTACCACAAAATTGTGGAATAGCACCAGAATTtctttttattgcataaaatttAAACCGACTTCAATAATGTACCTATAACTGCATTAAAATTGGTTGAGCCAAAACCGACATAAtcacgtacaaaaatatatacatacatgtcAAACTAAAAACcttcttttttagggttccgtacccaaatggtaaaacgagaccctattgttttcgctcctctgtccgtccgtccgtccgtctgtcaccaggctgtatctgatgaaccgtaatagttagagagttcaaattttcacagatgatgtatgtctgttgccgctatagctacaaatactgaaaactagaattaaataaatattttggggggctcccatacaacaaacgagatttttttgctcattttataaattatgatacagaacccttcgtgcacgagtccgactcgcacttgaccagTTTTTTTAAGTTGGTTTTTATATAATACATCTGATTTGAGATACCTCCTTGTTCACATCTTcccagcctttttcccaactatgttggggtcagcttccagactaaccggatgtagctgagtaccagtgcattACAAGATTACTTATATATTACTATTATAGAGTTGGTTTGTTGAAAGGTCTATattatctattttaatattcttgTTGACAGATATGGCCTCAACCTATATACCTATGCTGGGAATGTATGGCTGTGctaaaaaagataaaacttttcaaaacccGAGTAGCAGAAGCTCAAAAGATTTTGATGTACCATTGTAAAAACAAAcaggtttgttttttatttactttttattataaactagccaGTCCTGGATCTATAAATAGGCTGTATAGGGCAGATTTCAGAATAAAAAAAGTCAAAGAGATCCACTGGTTTTATCATGGTTTTTTATATGTGCTTTAAATAGTTAAAAATTTACTACAAATagagaattattttttgtaagatttgTACATGGGGTGGCGGAAATAAAGTAGACAcactcattaaaaatataaatctggcACTGAAACTAGCTGGAACTACTGCTTGtatccagataaaatatagtctgtgTAATTCTGGAGGGTTTGTAGCTTTAGAACTTATAACTCAAAGaatttttacttaaaacaaaagatattaaaaattaattaatttaagggggagaaattaataattaataatttaatgggggttaaagtattttaattgaaaaaaataattattttatagaatttttataatgggttcagtagttttggaaccTTTAGGGTACttaaatacaaaagaaaaatcctcattatattagtaagatgaagataaaattattttttttacacaagaCAAGCTACAGTTCATAGTCTTCTCATTTTCAGAAGTCGCTTCTCACAAGCCTATCGAATTTGTCAAAAACATATTCAGATCATACAATAAATGTCACATATACTGAAGGCAATGatgatttcaaacaaaaaatagaaataaaagaagAATTGGAACAAACAAATGAAGATTACTTTAATTTTGAACAAAATACTGAAGAGAATAACAGCctacaagaaataaaaaaagaaaatgacatagacagaaaaatagaaaagaaaaaaaagaataaatctTTGCATTACACAATAGTCTATGAAAGTGCCAAAaaggttttaagaaaaaaaatcttaatcacAGAAGATTGTAAATTATGGTTGGAAAGAGAAAAGAATAGTGATTTCTATAAGAAGTTCAAGTATAAgtgtaaatattgtataaaaggATTTAACTGTAAggaaaaactgaaaaaacatattttgaaatatcatgatgaagtaagtatttatactccatttgagtagttacagcctttatatcgtcccactgctgggctgcggcctcctctcacacggagggggattgagcattaatcaccacacttCCTCaatgcgggttcgattcccgggtcgggccgaaatcgctttaaaaaaaaaactttcacaaattgattcacccgtgcatcggagagcacgttaatgtcagtcctgcgcctgatctctctctggtcgtgattgccgtcccatcgggttatgagagtgaaggaatagtgagtgcacttgtgtctgcgcaaatgtgcgagcactataatatgtcctacgcagctggctgatctccttatatgagaacagtctTTACTTTTTTCAGTCCACAGGCCCACACATTTGTTCAACATGCAACACTCGTTTCAAGACTGCATCAGATTTAGCCACGCACGCAAAGTTGCATCAATATGCTTGGCAGTGTGTCCGCTGTGGCTTCCAATGTTATACAGTCAGAAGATTGAATGcacatatacatacacatagaacGGTTCAGTGTAAATACTGTGATGGGAAATTTTAGTAAGTATATTGTTTAAACTAGTTGTTGcatgcggtttcacccactttctactattatttaaataggttgAGCAGTTTTGGTGTGAAACAGCGACAGACATACAGGCGAAgttatattaattactagcttttggccgcgacttcgttcgcttggaatagtgacttccggcagatttttggtttgaccaatagatggcgttataatgtccggaataaattatattttgtttgcaataaaaactatcctatatcctttctcaagttccaaactatgtctgtaccaaatttcacataaatcggttcagtagtttaggcgtgaagaaaagacagatagacagtcagacagatagacagaaagacagacagacagagttactttcacatttataatattagttaggatcaATAAAGCGAGTGTCATCAAATTAACGATCATTATCATTTCACGTTTTTAAGTCATTATTGTATTGAAACTTCCTCAtgtcttttgtatatttttccaGTGATCTGGCAACATTTTATACTCACTACAAATCTCTACatagtatatatatatgtgaCCACTGTGGGAAGCGATGTAGGACCAAAACTATTATGGAAAAACATATGAGGTAAGGTAATatttaatctatctatctatctatataaataaaaatgaattgttgttcgttagtctgattaaaactcgagaacggctgggctgattgagctgattttggttttaaaatgtttgtagaggtccagggaaggtttgaacgatacgaagttcgcgggtccagctagtatataataataataactgttccctgtggtttcacccgcgtccaatgggtactactgcccgtaccaggataaaatataacctatgttactcgggaagagtgtagctttacaacaatgaaagaatttttcatatcggttcGGTAGTCTCGGAGCCAGAGTACAAACACAaaattttttctatttataatattagtatagctGACCACGAtgttttgcacaaaaataaattttaatttactacaCTTTGCGCAAGAACACTCCACTTTGCGCAAAAACACTCACCATTTTGTGCAACTTTCCCCTGTCACACTGTCACAGTGACAGACAGACACTGCGCTACTGTATAGGCGACACGTGTTATATGTAACAGCATGTTGCAGTGGTCATATAGACAGTCACTTGTGCGGCACGTGTCCCCGCCGCTACAAGTCCCGCGCGGCGCTGCGCAAACACACAGCTATGCAGCACAGCGCGTGCGACTCCGAGCTCGCCTACTGCGTGCATTGTGACAGACAGTTTGATAGTGCGCTGGTGTATAGAAGACATGTGTTGACTAGCGCAGCGCATCGGAGTGAGAGGGGGGTGCAGTAAGTGTTTTACTTTGGTTGATTGTCGGCCATGGCGGTTGATCGTTAAGAAGATCATAGTCAAAGTCTGCTCTCTATAAACTTAAA contains:
- the LOC124644357 gene encoding zinc finger protein 883-like, whose translation is MEEIKYGYIQGPFCQACLSSDRNVTPVGEFFEILKNIYCDINYIWPQPIYLCWECMAVLKKIKLFKTRVAEAQKILMYHCKNKQKSLLTSLSNLSKTYSDHTINVTYTEGNDDFKQKIEIKEELEQTNEDYFNFEQNTEENNSLQEIKKENDIDRKIEKKKKNKSLHYTIVYESAKKVLRKKILITEDCKLWLEREKNSDFYKKFKYKCKYCIKGFNCKEKLKKHILKYHDESTGPHICSTCNTRFKTASDLATHAKLHQYAWQCVRCGFQCYTVRRLNAHIHTHRTVQCKYCDGKFYDLATFYTHYKSLHSIYICDHCGKRCRTKTIMEKHMSGHIDSHLCGTCPRRYKSRAALRKHTAMQHSACDSELAYCVHCDRQFDSALVYRRHVLTSAAHRSERGVQAKKNIPCPECSNTYSRRAYMMNHYRHVHMKQSKYYCNQCDRHFLNRTRYVDHMRYNHEGVKKEKNKLCNICGRGFAANRTLTNHLRTHSGSRPHACSYCGAQFAQRTCMLAHVKRVHADTRRR